Proteins from a genomic interval of Benincasa hispida cultivar B227 chromosome 7, ASM972705v1, whole genome shotgun sequence:
- the LOC120080783 gene encoding ferritin-3, chloroplastic — MLLRAPSAALSVANSLPENLSPLFSSSSSSSLTLRLSPARNGGSLVVSASKGSNTRPLTGVVFEPFEEVKKELSLIPTAPQVSLARQKYTDACEAAINEQINVEYNVSYVYHSMFAYFDRDNVALKGLAKFFKESSEEERDHAEKLMEYQNKRGGRVTLESMIKPLCEYDNEQKGDALYAMELALSLEKLTNEKLLHLHKVAEDNHDVQLTEFIESEFLGEQVEAIKKISEYVAQLRRVGKGHGVWHFDQMLLHEGA; from the exons ATGCTCCTTCGTGCTCCTTCAGCCGCTCTCTCCGTCGCTAATTCTCTCCCGGAGAATTTGAGTCctctgttttcttcttcttcctcttcgtCTCTGACTCTCAGGCTTTCTCCGGCCAGAAATGGTGGCAGTTTGGTTGTTTCAGCCTCCAAGGGCTCGAACACTCGGCCGTTAACCGGGGTGGTTTTTGAACCCTTTGAGGAGGTCAAGAAGGAGCTCAGTCTTATTCCCACTGCCCCTCAAGTCTCGCTTGCTCGTCAGAAGTATACCGATGCCTGTGAGGCTGCGATCAATGAGCAAATTAA TGTTGAATACAATGTGTCATATGTATATCATTCCATGTTTGCCTACTTTGACCGAGACAATGTAGCACTCAAGGGTTTGGCCAA GTTTTTCAAGGAATCAAGTGAAGAAGAAAGGGATCACGCTGAGAAATTGATGGAATATCAG AACAAACGAGGTGGACGAGTGACGCTGGAGTCTATGATTAAGCCCTTGTGTGAGTATGACAATGAGCAAAAAGGAGATGCCTTATatg caATGGAGCTCGCTTTGTCCCTCGAGAAGCTAACAAATGAAAAGTTACTCCACTTACACAAG GTGGCTGAAGATAATCATGATGTGCAGCTAACTGAGTTTATCGAAAGCGAATTTTTGGGAGAACAG GTAGAAGCAATCAAGAAAATCTCAGAGTATGTTGCTCAGCTGAGGAGAGTAGGCAAGGGACACG GAGTTTGGCACTTTGATCAGATGTTGCTTCATGAGGGAGCATAA